The nucleotide sequence CCACCGAGTACTTCAGCCTTTCTTTTTTTAATGAGAAATCATAGAGTACTCCAGTTACATTACCTCATGCTCTGCACCAACTCATTACTCATGGGCCTGGGCCTGCACTCGCATGGCCCGTGTCGGTGTCCCCCAGATGGTTTGGCTCCATCGACTGGATATCCCAACTACAGTCACCAGCCTTTGGGCTTTGGACCCGGCCCCCACGCAATTTGATTATTGCTTACCCAAATGCTGGATGTACATAACTAGGAACACTGTCAGGAAGATCGAGAGAACAACGCTCTCGGTCACTCGCTGTAGCCAGCAGATGAGCCACCTCATTAGACTAGGACTACAGCTCACGTAAACAAGCGAAAACGAAAGAAACTTGCTCGCTGGAAACTGGTATATATCGATCGGCAACGCATTCAACTTCCGGATTAGCAATACTCCTAAGCAATCAGACTGCACGATCACCTTGAGGGCGACAGCTGCGAGTCACCACACATCACATCGGTTACCAACTTACCATCCTCCTCCTACGGTGTCCATTGTCTTTCTTGTCCCACCACCTCTCGCAgccctcctcctccgccgtgGCGTCTCCGCCCCTCCACATGCGAGGGCACCGCCTCCGCCCCTCCTTACTCCACGGAGCTAAGAAAAGCCGTCTTTTTCATCTCTATCCAGCACCCACGTATTGCAAGACTAGGTTTTTCGCGGCTCCACTTGAGGAGttgttcctctttttttttttactcGTTTGGCAAAAAAAAATGTCAAACTGCTCCCGATGCTGCTGGAGAATCTCTATTAAACGGGGTTTTAGTTTTTACCACTTTATAGAAAAAAATACACCAACATTTACAACACCAAATTAGTTTTATTAAATTCCtcatgaaatgtatttttatattaTGTTTATTTGATCTtgtaaaaaataatatattttccACAAAATATAGTCCAAGTTAAAAAAAATGACTTCGTAGAGAGTAGGGGAAAAAGTTATCAGGCTGAATCTTCCTGTTCCAGAATTGTTGGCCCAAGGCCGTCGCTAAGAAAGTTATCAGGCTGAATCTTCCCGTTCCGGAATTATTGGCCCAATTAAAGCCATCGCTCGAACGACAACTTCTGGGCTTCCGTCCTACTAGAGTTCTGGGAGTCCTCAATGCGGCGTCTGTTTTCTCAACGTTTCTGCTGCAGAAAGGCTAGAGCGCTTACCAATAGCATCATTTCATAAACCATCCTGATGAACTTCTATTTGGTCACGTCTTGCCATACAGCCATACACAGATTGGAGCTCCAACTTTGATTTATTTCTCTCTTTTCTTCCGGCCCAGAAGAGTACTGACGTTTGCTATTCATGCACGTAATATTCTTTGTCCTTCTATATCAAGCAAATATGCACGTGTGATACGCACGTGTTTCTTAAAACCATTTAAAACGCTAGATATGTCAATTGAACTGTCGATATACAATAAAGGTAGATGTCAAGCGCTTGTTCGATTTGATTGGGCCGTATAGAACAAGGTTCAAATCTGAGGCAAACAGTCATCAGTACACAAAAGTTTGGGCGTGGTGCATGTGCATGAACCTGTCGTGCATGACATGTCAAGTTCAGGTGTTGGCTTCAGCTACGGCTTATGACGTGAACGCAAAATCATAGTTGGGCCCTGTTACGTTGCATATGGCTATTGGACCAAACGACTTAAGGGAGTGTTCGGCTGaactggattatttactgttcatACCGAAAACACTGTTTATGTttgaatgttgtgagagaaaaacactgctctggctgaaaaaaaaaacagaacaagTCGGCtgaccagccagccgaacaggctctAAGACTTGGGCGCGTTGGATTCAACCGAAATAGATTAGATTTACGTGTACATATAGAAAGGCCATGCATGATAACTGGGTAGGATATGGTTAGGGGCTAGCTGTGACCAAGAGGGAGTCGAGCTGTGTGATTAAGTCCATTGCACTGACGTACGTGATCGAGAGGCAGTGGTGGACCTAGAATTTTATCATAATGTATGccacacaaaaattatcatatgcAATTCGAATAAAAGATATTTAACAATTCAGTAAAAACCATTTATTGATTCGATAAACAATTGTAAATTAGCAACATAATTTATTATACatgcactaaataacataataaaTCTTAAATTCACCAAAttacaatataaatagttcaaatgcaTTACTGATAACTTACAATACTACCCATCTGACTTTTTTTGCCGCCGCTTTCTCAATGTCTCGATATATCATCTTCATCCACCTAAAATATCTTTCTCAACGAATGTGTATATTATTGTAGCATAATGTAAAAAGCAATGGTAGAATCGTAGTCCGTAACTTTCTCAATGTCTCGATATATCATCTTCATCCACCTAAAATATCTTGCTCAACGAATGTGTATATTATTGTAGCATGATGTAAAAAGCAATGATGGAATCGTAGTCCGTAAAAAACTCGCAAGATATATTATCTTCTAATATTATGAAAAAAAAAGCAGATGATTCTAGTCTTCACGGCGTGAACAAGttctgaaagaaaaaaaaacagacgaTTCACGACAACAATTACAAGCCTGTGCGTGAGATCGATTTGCACAATTTCACTTCAAATCTTCATGGTGCAGCGGGGCAGGCGGGTATAGTAGGACGGCAGCGGCAGCCGGCATGGCCAGAACCCAAAGAGCAGACCGCCAAAGGCCAGAGGGAGATTGGGAGACGGACGGGACGTCGGGACGATGCCGCACTGCCGCTGCCCGCAGGAAGTAGGATCGATCGATGATCATAGGGATCGCCTGTGCCCTACTGCCCGTGCGTGAGCTGACATCGATGATCGACAATAGAGTCCGCGTCTTGATGGATCGATGGAGTCTCGAACTGAGCGGAGACATGCGCATGGGTGACTGCGGCGGTCTCCGATGCGTCGGCAAATCATGGAGCGTCCGAGCTCGCGGAGCGAGAGCCGATCGGAGCAGGCGGAGGAAGGGGTGTTTGGTTATTGAGTGGCTTCTAAAATTCACGTCACAttaaatgtttagatactaataaagaacattaaatatagattgattataaaactaattatataggtggagactaatttacgagatgatttttttaagcctaattaatttgtcattagcacatgttactgtagcacggtgttatcaaatcatggactaattaggcttaagggcatgtacaacccacagACCGGAGGTCGTCTGCAAGAGCCTCGAATCTGATGTACAGACAGCTAGAAGGACAGATCATACAAGCCACAGACAGGGATCATCTGCAAACTATTTAATACTTTGCATGTAGCCAAGATCATTTATGAATATCATTTTGTATATCATTGTTGCTGTTTGATAGATAATGGATTCACAGCTACGTTGAatacacaaaatgaagccaaagaAATTAGAAATGTTTCAAGGTACTATGCATTGGCATTTCTGCAACTCCATACATCAGCATGACAGCCAAAGAAATTAGCAAATTTTCAAGATACtatgaaattagaaaataaaagcatgacagcTCCATACATCAGCATCTGGTTGAGCATTGATAACAACTAGCTTTCTGATTCTTATCCTGTAAATAAACAGAACGAAGGAGAAGATCAGACGAACAACTGATAGTAGTTTTCAGCTGAGAAAGCTAACTGAGAATTCAACAACGGACATATGAGATGACATGCTACTGATCAGGAAGCATATAGCAAGATAATTTCAGAATAATCATTAGATAACATGTAAAATCAGGAAGCAAGATAACATGTAAAATCAGGAAGCATACATTGCACCCGGGAAACTTCAGAATAATCATTAGATAATTTCAGGAAAAAACATCTTCCTTAAACACTTCATGGCAGCAAGTCGCTCAGACTTTTTGTCGTCTGTCATTGAACTTGTATCTTGTGAGATGAGGTTGTTATATGCATCCATCATCTTTGAttctttctcaagcttcttcCCCTCCATCTCAAGCTTCTTTGATTCCATCTCAAGCCTCCTCCCTTCCATCTCAAGTTTCTTGGACTCTCTGTTCTCTTGTGCTGTTAAATGGGTAAGCCTTGTGGTCTCAATCTTATCGGAAGACAACTTTTGCTGCATCTCTAGTACCTTCATGCGGTTTGCATTAACTTCTTCTTGGATCTTGCTCAATTTATCAAGCTTTTCCACATGATTTGCGGATTCCTCTGATTTTCCATCATCACCCATTGCCTTTGACTTGCCTTTTGTAGCAAGAGCGGACTTTTTAGCTGCCTTTTGTCCCATTGGTCGCTTTGGCATCTCATCTTCACTGTCAACATTTTCCACGTCTTCTTCGAGGTGATATGACTTCCTTTTACGAGCGTTCTTCAGCTCTTCGTTGTATGTTTTCCACTTCGGCACTTCACGACAAATTTTCCAAACATTCTTAATCACAAAAGTTCCAAGCTTGTGATCCAAATAGAACTTCTTGGCTGTATCCATCCACATCTCATCGGAGTAGCCACTTGTGAACACCCTGCGAGCCTTCAAATACTCAAATTCAAAGAGATCACACCACCTATTAATTTTGTGCCAACGATCCTTGGCTTGCTTTGCATTCCTTTTCCTTTGTGATGGGGTCTCCTTGTTGTATGCCTTGATAACATCACCCCAATATGCTTCGCCCTTCCTATCGGCTTCAGTGGTTGAGCCCGTTGAATTTTCAATCCAAGCACTCATCAATCTTTCATCTTTGTGTCCTAACCATTTCGTTCTCATCATTGACTAGAACAGGTAGCTGCTCTGATAAGAATTCCACCTCTGAGGGAGAACTTCCTCCATTGGTTTCAGGAATAGATATATTGACATGGCTATTGTGAGAAGGTGTACCAACCAAATGAAAATTATGTGGCTGATTGCCAAAGTACCTCATGAAACCACCTTGTGTGTCTTTATCCCTATAAAAAGAAATAGTGACAGAGCAGTTACCATCATGAAACATACAAGAATGAAATATCCTGTCCTTATCAAGAAATGCGTCAATAATGCGAGCATTCAGCTGTCCTTATCATCATTGAATTGCTATTAAGTGTGCTTTGAGGTGCAGAGAATAATTGCAAATACTAAGGTTCAGTAAACTAGAAAAAACCATAAAAGTTATCCAAAATGCATAACACAAGCTTGCTTTCTCATCGGGTTACCTCTAATTATGCACTCATAAGAGGAAAAAGAGACTTTCCTATGAATACATTTGGCATAACATAATGAAGATTGAACACAAAAGGTTCTTTACTGGGTGGTTTAAGCCGGCAATCCGGTTACTGATAATCATGTAGTAATCTTTCACTGCTACTGCTAGTCCAACATTTCAAAGACATGCAGTAATCTGCTGATAATCAAATACATGTAGTAATCTACTAATAATCTTACAACTAATTTAATAAATAACCACTACCTTCTTGATTAAGCAATTGTTAATAACCACTACGTAAGGCAGATacaaaagagaagaagcaaactacTCTTCTGGGAAACATATCACGTCAACCAAATGCACTACTTTACTGATAATCAAAGACATGTAGTAATCTACTGATAATCAAAGACACCTACTGAGAATCTACTGATATCTATTTTCAGAAGGAAAAAACATGCAATAATCTACATCACAACGAAGAGGTTCACAAGTTCTCTTACCATGTTGCATCTGAATGCCGAACTGAGGAAGACCCTGGACTAGCGTCGGTAGGTGGCGATGGAGGGAACAGAAATCCGATAGGGGAGGATTCGGCCGCGCGTGGATGCAGCCATGGATCCGCGGCCAAAGGGAAGGAGGCCGGCCGACGGGCTGGATCCACAACCAAAGGGGAGGAGGCCGGCCGCCGAGCCAGATCTGCCTCCAACGGGGAAGAGGCCAGCTGCCCTACTGGATCCACGACCAATGGAGGAAGAGGCCCGCGTGCTGCCGACCTTGCCCTTCCGCCCCGCCGCCACTCTCAACGCCGCCGGCGCCATCGCCGTGCCTGAATCCGATGGTGTGCTAGGGTGGTCCATCTTGCTGGTGAAGTTTCCCGAAAAGATTGAAGAATATATGGAGACAGCGGTGGATTTGGCgcgtgtcgacaaaatatggtcggcaatctacctaggggtatgcccaaggtagtagattatcggtagacagatgcgcaagccacaaacaagatggtgacgcaagacagacatgaggatttatccaggttcggccgctaagAAGGTTGGGACAGGTGCatttttagcaacaattatattttacccaatatctataaatcaaatataattacatgaagcatacaaatacaccatggtagaggaaaattaattaatggcccatttatctataaataattaaaatacatatttattgattacaataaataatttcaaagacaacaattagcaacaattatattttacccaatatctttcatgcaaaccctagttcaatttcattaaacataaatttataaaaacaaaattaataaaaaaccaaaccctagatctaaatctacatgcacatgaaacatccataaagctaactaattgttcactaaaataaagaaacatagaccaaataagggtatgatcttgttcttctacctaatttaccctaatacatttaaaacttgggtctaatttgcttcataagtagctcaagcaccatagaagagagagaaaagcaaaactctaattactcactaaccaaccattaaaacttaaaaaaagtgtggaatagcattttcttaccttctacaatctctccaccaaaggatttgagattaaaaccttccccccttagtaaagcaatttttggaagatgcccaaggcctccctacctttctttcacgggttggagtgagtgacctgagtaggaagaaggtgctgcaatttttttatatgtgggtcatttgtaggggcgactggtgattgagccacccctacaaatcacagATATTTATATACGAggcatttataggggtggctcaatcactagccgtcccaacaaatagcaacaccgggggcggctcaatcaccagccgcctctacaaatccgacccatttgtaggggcggctcatatcaccagccgcccctgctattcaatttataggggcggctggtcttgtGGGCCCCGAGCACGTTACTGTAGGGatagctccatcaccagccgcccctacaaaaaatttgtctCGTTGCTACAAACCATTTTTCACGTAGTGGTTGCAAATGGCACCGGCCATGTTGTTGATTTCGGTGTCTCCCGGCTCCCGTCGTGACCCGTGCCGCGTGAAAACCGTGGATCacgtgttttttttattttttccttttgccccccccccccccccccaaattaccaaatttgacaaaaaaaattgtgaaattttgtacCCTATACACACAGTGACACACATTCCATCTGGCCGTGGCAAGGTCAAGGTCAACCTCAAGTGTCTGCCTCAGCTATCGTTACTGTCAAACAAGGACGCGACGACCAATGACACACAACAACAGGGCACCCGCAATTGGTGACTCTAGCTCTAAgtatttttttcatattttaattgAAGAGAGAGAAAATGTAGTTCTTAATCAAAAAAGCTAGACTCATACACATATTTTAAGATCACATGAAAGTGTCATGTGAGACaatctaaattataagttgtatgctaaaagTTAACACTATTAAAAAAATTGGTTCAGAACtagtaactagcttataccattaTGAATGCCCTAAGTTGGCCGCTGCCGTCTGGTACTAGCACTAATATACAGCGGGCGATTCGATGGGACAAAGAAGAGTCACACCATTGATCGAATCCATGCAGCTGTAGGATTCTACCTGCGGTTAAGCTGCACCAAGGTTCCACGTCTTGCACTATCAGATTCCTACAAATAAAGTGCCTTAGATGGTGTTTAGATCACTAGTCTAAGAACTAAAGTTTATCTCTTAGAGTTTAGCTCCTAAATTTTACTCCTGCTGGAGTGTTTGGATTCGTAGGCTAAATTTTAGTCCTATGATATAGGATGACTGAATTACTCTCGATTAATTATTCATGTACAGCCATGCATGCTGGGCTGCTGGGCACGCGCTGCTGCTCACTGGCGCTAGCTGCTGCTGGCGTGCTGGGCACTACCCCGTGCTCGCAGGCGCTAGGTGCCGCTGGCCTGCTGGGCGGTAGGCCATGCACAGGCAAGCATGAATGCATTTCGAAATAGTTCACTTATTACACAACTGAGTCCATACACGAAATCAAACACACTCTCTAAGATCTATTTGAACAAGCCATTGGCTATTTGATCACCGAATGCATTCATGCTTCGATCTTCGTCCCTTGCTTGACATGTTGGAGGTTGAGAGGTTGATGCTTAAGGAGGAACATAGTTCTCATCACGGTCACAATGATCGAAGTCCTTGTCTGCAATACGACTCTCTCGAATAAAATTATGAAGTGCCATGCATGCTACAATTATTTCGTTTTGCTTTGACATTGGATCACTTGGCACTTTCAACAAAATCCTCcacttcatcttcaaaaccgaggaCCATGGACGGAGCTCGAGCCCGGATGGAGGCCCGCCGCGTCAGAGAAGATGTCGAAGCCGCCGGCAGGGGAGGAGTACGAGTTCGGCTGGGAGAATAAATCCCTGGTGCCATCACCGCCGAACCCATCCATCTGCGGCGGTGCTGGGCGCTGGGGCGAGCGCGGCAGTCCTCGGCGCTGGGCGGTCGGGCGAGCGTGGCTCTGCTCGGTGCTGGGAGCGTGGTGGTGCAGGGGAGGAGAATGAGTGCGGCGGCACGGGGATGGAGTAGGAGTGCGGGTGTGCGGTCGGCCTCGCGCGGTCGAGAGCGGCGGCGGTGTTACGAGCGAGCCAGGGGATAGGGTTGTGTCGCGCGTGGGGAGCGACAGGGGTATCGTCGGTTTAGCTCAGTTTAGGCTCTCTCTGGGAGCAAAATATTTTAGCCTATTTTTTAACCATTAGCTCACTTTTAGTCTCTCTGTTCGGATCCCCATGGCAAAAAATAAGGCTAAAAATGCAAGGCTAGTTTTACCATGGGATCAAACAGAGCCTTAAATATGGTGTGTTTGGTGGGTGGATGTGGCTTGTATTATAATATATATCTTGGTGGACGGGATACAGCGGGCTGAGTGGAGCCGTATTTTAGAAACAAGATGTTTGGTGAGGTTGCTTGAGCCAAAAAAATCTGGCCAGCATGAGTAAATACAACATGTCTAACCTATGAGCGCGTGTTCAGTTCCAAAAATacttccaaaaaagtgctaccgtgtccgtcacatcaaatcttgcgatacgtgcacggagcaataaatgtagacgaaaaaaaactaattacacagtttggttggaaatcgcgagacgaacgttttaagcctaattagtccatgattgaacactattttccaaataaaaacgaaaatgctacagtacccaaattccaacttcccctccaactaaacacagcctgacTATGAGACCAGTGGCGGAGCGTGCTACAAAATGAAGGGGGACGATTATTCAGTTGTGCTACAGTATTTTTGACGCTTAGCTGCCAAAATATCTGACCAGTGCCTGACTTATACTGACGACACAACCTCGTACCACCGGCTGTGGGTGCTTAGCGAGTACTACACATATTACTGCTTTGCTGCATGCGAGCTTGCTTCTCGTTACTCGTAACTTGTAAGATTGCAGTGGTTCTTCTCTCGTGAATCTACCAGCTACTTCAAAATGTGTCGCGGACAAGCAGGGGCCGGAGCCCAGTTTGGCCTCTACCGAGCTCCGCCAGTGTATGAGACTGACATGTGGACCCATCATCCTTATACTGTACCCACTCAGGTTAGCACGACAGCAAAGCTCGATTTGGGCATATCCCATAAGCATGTATTCACTTATGCAGATATACAGCCAAGCAAGCTGACTTCTCGCTCAGCTACATACGGCTGACGAGTGAAGCAAACCAACCAAACCCACCGAGTACTTCAGCCTTTCTTTTTTTAATGAGAAATCATAGAGTACTCCAGTTACATTACCTCATGCTCTGCACCAACTCATTACTCATGGGCCTGGGCCTGCACTCGCATGGCCCGTGTCGGTGTCCCCCAGATGGTTTGGCTCCATCGACTGGATATCCCAACTACAGTCACCAGCCTTTGGGCTTTGGACCCGGCCCCCCACGCAATTTGATTATTGCTTACCCAAATGCTGGATGTACATAACTAGGAACACTGTCAGGAAGATCGAGAGAGCAACGCTCTCGATCACTCGCTGTAGCCAGCAGATGAGCCACCTCATTAGACTAGGACTACAGCTCACGTAAGCAAGCGAAAACGAAAGAAACTTGCTCGCTGGAAACTGGTATATATCGATCGGCAACGCATTCAACTTCCGGATTAGCAATACTCCTAAGCAATCAGACTGAACGATCACCTTGAGGGCGACAGCTGCGAGTCACCACACATCACATCGGTTACCAACTTACCATCCTCCTCCTACGGTGTCCATTGTCTTTCTTGTCCCGGCGTCCCCCGacccacctcctctctcagcccTCCTCCTCCGCCCCGTGGCGTCTCCGCCCCTCCACATGCGAGGGCACACGCGCCCGATACAGcaagcggtggcggcgttgctcGACCTCCACTGCCTCCACCAGATCCGGCTGCATGGGCTCCACCGATGGTGCCTCCAGGTGCGGATTCGTCGGCGACGACGTGTCTAGGTGCGGAAATCCAGGATGGCGGCAGCGTGGGTGTGCAGTTGATGCGGGGATGGGGATCCCCGTGGGGATTAAATCCCcgagcggggacggggatggggaagaaGTGCTCCCCATGAGCCttcacggggacggggacgggggaaATTTGACCCCGCGGGGACGAGGATGGGGCAGTAACCCCCGACGGGAAATTCCCCATTGACATCGCGAGTCTCCGCCCCTCCTTACTCCACGGAGCTAAGAAAAGCTGCCTTTTTCATCTCTATCCAGCGCCCACGTATTGCAAGACTAGGTTTTTCGTGGCTCCACTTGAGGAGTTGTTCCTTTTTTTTTACtcgtttggcaaaaaaaaaatgtcAAACTGCTCCCGATGCCGCTTTAGAATCTCTATTAAACGGGGTCTTAGTTTTTACCactttatagaaaaaaaaatagaccAACATTTACAACACCAAATTAGTTTTATTAAATTCCtcatgaaatgtatttttatattaTGTTTATTTGATCTtgtaaaaaataatatattttccACAAAATATAGTCCAAGTTAAAAAAAAAGTGACTTCGTAGAGAGTAGGGGAAAAAGTTATCAGGCTGAATCTTCCTGTTCCAGAATTGTTGGCCCAAGGCCGTCGCTAAGAAAGTTATCAGGCTGAATCTTCCCGTTCCGGAATTATTGGCCCAATTAAAGCCATCGCTCGAACGACAACTTCTGGGCTTCCGTCCTACTAGAGTTCTGGGAGTCCTCGATGCGGCGTTTGTTTTCTCAATGTTTCTGCTGCAGAAAGGCTAGAGCTCTTACCAATAGCATCATTTCATAAACCATCCAGATGAACTTCTATTTGGTCACGTCTTGGCATACAGCCATACACAGATTGGAGCTCCAACTTTGATTTATTTCTCTAGTTTCTTCCGGCCCAGAAGAGTACTGACGTTTGCTATTCATGCACGTAATATTCTTTGTCCTTCTATAGCGAGCAAATATGCACGTGTGATACGCACGTGTTTCTTAAAACCATTTAAAACGCTAGATATGTCAATTGAACTGTCGATATACAATAAATGTAGATGTCAAGTGCTTGTTCGATTTGATTGGGTCGTATAGAACAAGGTTCAAATCTGAGGCAAACAGTCATCAGTACACAAAAGTTTGGGCGTGGTGCATGTGCATGAACCTGTCGTGCATGACATGTCAAGTTCAGGTGTTGGCTTCAGCTACGGCTTATGACGTGAACGCAAAATCATAGTTGGGCCCTGTTACGTTGCATATGGCTATTGGACCAAACGACTTAAGGGAGTGTTCGGCTGAACTGTATTATTTACTGTTCATACCGAAAACACTGTTTATGTtggaatgttgtgagagaaaaacactgctctggctgaaaaaaaaacagaacaagTCGGCtgaccagccagccgaacaggctctAAGACTTGGGCGCGTTGGATTCAACCGAAATAGATTAGATTTACGTGTACATATAGAAAGGCCATGCATGATAACTGGGTAGGACATGGTTAGGGGCTAGCTGTGACCAAGAGAGAGTCGAGCTGTGTGATTAAGTCCATTGCACTGGCG is from Miscanthus floridulus cultivar M001 chromosome 7, ASM1932011v1, whole genome shotgun sequence and encodes:
- the LOC136465192 gene encoding uncharacterized protein, whose translation is MWMDTAKKFYLDHKLGTFVIKNVWKICREVPKWKTYNEELKNARKRKSYHLEEDVENVDSEDEMPKRPMGQKAAKKSALATKGKSKAMGDDGKSEESANHVEKLDKLSKIQEEVNANRMKVLEMQQKLSSDKIETTRLTHLTAQENRESKKLEMEGRRLEMESKKLEMEGKKLEKESKMMDAYNNLISQDTSSMTDDKKSERLAAMKCLRKMFFPEII